The following are from one region of the Sandaracinus amylolyticus genome:
- a CDS encoding cytochrome c oxidase subunit 3, producing the protein MTDLVLERSSAARTRALDDPPGGVLMWIVVAVELVAFAIVLVLIALVRIQQPDVFRAGQDALSPASGLALTLALVTSGWLTAEAVHAHREGALGRARRLYGGAVVTGLVFVALKSADTITKIGAGHGLGVDDFWDAYLLGTGFHFAHVIVGLGMLAWVGARVGRTRFEDPETAVAGTALFWHMCDVAWFFLFPLFFARS; encoded by the coding sequence ATGACCGATCTGGTGCTCGAACGATCCTCCGCCGCGAGAACGAGAGCGCTCGACGATCCGCCCGGCGGAGTGCTCATGTGGATCGTCGTCGCGGTCGAGCTCGTCGCGTTCGCGATCGTGCTCGTGTTGATCGCGCTCGTGCGGATCCAGCAGCCCGACGTGTTCCGCGCCGGACAGGACGCGCTCTCGCCCGCATCGGGCCTCGCGCTCACGCTCGCGCTGGTCACGAGCGGTTGGCTCACCGCGGAAGCGGTACACGCGCACCGCGAAGGAGCGCTCGGTCGCGCGCGACGCCTCTACGGCGGCGCGGTCGTCACCGGGCTCGTGTTCGTCGCGCTGAAGAGCGCCGACACGATCACGAAGATCGGCGCGGGACACGGGCTCGGCGTCGACGACTTCTGGGACGCGTACCTGCTCGGCACGGGCTTCCACTTCGCGCACGTGATCGTCGGGCTCGGCATGCTCGCGTGGGTCGGCGCGCGCGTCGGTCGCACGCGCTTCGAGGATCCCGAGACCGCCGTCGCGGGCACCGCGCTCTTCTGGCACATGTGCGACGTCGCGTGGTTCTTCCTCTTCCCGCTCTTCTTCGCGAGGTCGTGA
- the hemG gene encoding protoporphyrinogen oxidase, with translation MTRVQHVVVIGGGVAGLAAAWALTSKGIAVEVLEASARLGGLVETERTDDGFVIEHGPDAILEARPAAREVIDALGMSDQLVREGPAPRRAYVADEAGHLVPLPEGLAGLVPRAPFALFGSPLLSAAGKARLMFEPLVSRSAPESTSVARFVERRMGHEPRARLVDPLLRAIYGVRGDELDLDATMPHLRAMVRDHGSLGLAVLRASRRPPTPGLAALRGGMDTLIGRLAGAIGTQRIVRRTTVLDVVRASCGRFRVRTSSGAIDTDAVVVAVPAPTAAQMLGRLSSDLASELSAVKLVDADVVTLAYDRRAVDHPLDGTGHVVATPGARTRACTWASMKWHARAPEGAVLFRSVIDASGATDDEVIELARLELEPLLDIRARPRLTRLRRRRSALPVPTVGHPARRARIEARAREIGRVHLAGGASGGVGVPDCLATGLAAARALTT, from the coding sequence GTGACCCGCGTGCAGCACGTGGTCGTGATCGGAGGCGGCGTCGCCGGCCTCGCGGCCGCGTGGGCGCTGACGTCGAAGGGCATCGCGGTCGAGGTGCTCGAGGCGAGCGCGCGCCTCGGTGGTCTCGTCGAGACCGAGCGCACCGACGACGGCTTCGTGATCGAGCACGGGCCCGACGCGATCCTCGAGGCGCGCCCCGCCGCGCGCGAGGTGATCGACGCGCTCGGGATGAGTGATCAGCTGGTGCGCGAAGGGCCGGCGCCGCGCCGCGCGTACGTCGCGGACGAGGCGGGGCACCTGGTGCCGCTGCCCGAAGGGCTCGCGGGCCTCGTGCCGCGCGCGCCCTTCGCGCTGTTCGGCTCGCCGCTCCTGAGCGCGGCGGGCAAGGCGCGCCTGATGTTCGAGCCGCTCGTCTCGCGCAGCGCGCCGGAGAGCACGTCCGTCGCGCGTTTCGTCGAGCGCCGCATGGGGCACGAGCCCCGCGCGCGCCTCGTCGATCCCCTGCTCCGCGCGATCTACGGCGTGCGCGGCGACGAGCTCGATCTCGACGCGACGATGCCGCACCTGCGCGCGATGGTGCGCGATCACGGGAGCCTCGGGCTCGCGGTGCTCCGCGCGTCGCGACGTCCCCCGACGCCGGGCCTCGCGGCGCTGCGCGGGGGCATGGACACGCTGATCGGCAGGCTCGCCGGCGCCATCGGCACCCAGCGAATCGTGCGCCGCACGACGGTGCTCGACGTGGTACGCGCGTCTTGCGGTCGATTCCGGGTGCGCACCTCGAGCGGCGCGATCGACACCGACGCGGTGGTCGTCGCGGTGCCCGCGCCCACCGCGGCGCAGATGCTCGGCAGGCTCTCGAGCGATCTCGCGAGCGAGCTGTCCGCGGTGAAGCTCGTCGACGCCGACGTGGTCACGCTCGCCTACGATCGGCGCGCCGTCGATCACCCGCTCGACGGCACCGGGCACGTCGTCGCGACGCCGGGGGCGCGCACGCGCGCATGCACCTGGGCGAGCATGAAGTGGCACGCCCGCGCGCCCGAGGGCGCGGTGCTCTTCCGCTCGGTGATCGACGCGAGCGGCGCGACGGACGACGAGGTGATCGAGCTCGCACGGCTCGAGCTCGAGCCGCTGCTCGACATCCGCGCGCGCCCGCGGCTCACGCGGCTGCGCCGCCGTCGCAGCGCGCTGCCGGTGCCGACGGTCGGTCACCCCGCGCGTCGCGCGCGCATCGAGGCGCGTGCGCGGGAGATCGGGCGCGTGCACCTCGCGGGCGGTGCGAGCGGCGGGGTCGGCGTGCCCGACTGTCTCGCGACCGGGCTCGCCGCCGCGCGCGCGCTCACGACGTGA
- a CDS encoding TIGR04053 family radical SAM/SPASM domain-containing protein codes for MEPTTHEPSSRSGPFATAPFLVFWELTRACDLACRHCRACAIPDRDPRELSTDEGKALLRSIRDMGTPLVVLTGGDPAKREDLVELVRYGTDIGLRVALTPSATPLITRELLVELRDAGLARLAVSLDAASRGMHDGFRGVDGSHARTFEILRAARALGITTQVNTSVTRFNKHELPHIVAHLVELGIELWSVFFVVPTGRGSDLACLDRDEVELLLEWLATVAQRRVFDVKTTAAPHFRRVLLQRKFKRDDVVGLRDGIGRAVRGVNDGQGVAFVSHVGEVYPSGFLPIACGDVRSEGLAAIYRDHPLFRALREPDGLGGKCGVCEFRKVCGGSRARAYAVTGDALAEDPACSYQPRLLDPARLVRAS; via the coding sequence ATGGAACCGACCACACACGAGCCCTCGTCGCGCAGCGGACCCTTCGCGACTGCGCCGTTCCTCGTGTTCTGGGAGCTGACGCGCGCGTGCGATCTCGCGTGCCGTCACTGCCGCGCGTGTGCGATCCCCGATCGCGATCCGCGCGAGCTCTCGACCGACGAGGGCAAGGCGTTGCTGCGATCGATCCGCGACATGGGCACGCCGCTGGTCGTGCTCACGGGCGGAGATCCCGCGAAGCGCGAGGACCTCGTCGAGCTCGTGCGCTACGGCACCGACATCGGGCTGCGCGTGGCACTGACGCCGAGCGCGACGCCGTTGATCACGCGCGAGCTGCTCGTCGAGCTGCGCGACGCCGGGCTCGCGCGGCTCGCGGTCAGCCTCGATGCCGCGAGCCGTGGGATGCACGACGGCTTCCGCGGTGTGGACGGATCGCACGCCCGCACGTTCGAGATCCTGCGCGCCGCGCGCGCGCTCGGCATCACGACGCAGGTGAACACGTCGGTCACGCGCTTCAACAAGCACGAGCTGCCTCACATCGTCGCGCACCTCGTCGAGCTCGGCATCGAGCTGTGGAGCGTGTTCTTCGTGGTGCCGACCGGACGGGGCTCCGATCTCGCGTGCCTCGATCGCGACGAGGTCGAGCTGCTCCTCGAGTGGCTCGCGACGGTCGCGCAGCGGCGCGTGTTCGACGTGAAGACCACGGCGGCGCCGCACTTCCGGCGTGTGCTCCTGCAGCGCAAGTTCAAGCGCGACGACGTGGTGGGGCTGCGCGACGGAATCGGACGCGCGGTGCGCGGCGTGAACGACGGGCAGGGCGTCGCCTTCGTCTCGCACGTCGGCGAGGTCTATCCGAGCGGGTTCCTCCCGATCGCGTGCGGCGACGTGCGCAGTGAAGGGCTCGCCGCGATCTATCGCGATCACCCGCTCTTCCGCGCGCTGCGCGAGCCCGATGGGCTCGGCGGCAAGTGCGGCGTGTGCGAGTTCCGCAAGGTGTGCGGCGGCTCGCGTGCGCGTGCGTACGCGGTCACCGGCGATGCGCTCGCCGAAGATCCGGCGTGCTCGTACCAGCCGCGGCTGCTCGACCCCGCGCGCCTCGTGAGGGCGTCGTGA
- a CDS encoding nitric oxide reductase activation protein NorD, producing the protein MGWDEALFGWMWSAARKLARTEPTAEERAREATLEAMRERLRVVGSALAEVPIEIREAEREGGFAGRAILLPARIDLAATRDDNEHLYRMRVAWSVAAMRAGLHHGGIDPIARVLATALAASATRERLLALCPGAIERFVLLEERALDARARPIDVPPAQRALELLVRARLGDHDARDRASETERAWLIHAIARAPRDADELARDVDALLPALRALGDRGARAPSIPVIWGAIGAPGADERASERDPGAIAGSLASGKELRARPREQVRRVELPDDPEQDNPLVHSFEKVHTAEEHRGGSKSTDGRDELDDHAAALDELDLREVVRGAERTESLLRCDAMLEGTAGDLVDQGSRNEHGLDYDEWHEAEHSYRPGWCRVRPSIVRARVTPEEAGAYVGSLRARSARRVDAIRAELARLEHTRRWRARQLDGTEVDDDAVVDRLASLRSGSSGPDRLYRSRRRHAPELAVLLLLDASLSTEGYVADRRVLDVELESALSIAEALDASDVELGVATFHSHTRRDCRFTIVKGLRERWDASRDRLASIEPAGYTRIGPALRHATHLLARTSARRKLLLLLTDGKPNDYDRYEGRYGVADVRQAVREAERDGIHVHALAFDREARFHLPRMFGPSRHTVVADPDHLAVALGRVCADMAR; encoded by the coding sequence ATGGGCTGGGACGAGGCGCTCTTCGGGTGGATGTGGAGCGCGGCGCGCAAGCTCGCGCGCACCGAGCCGACCGCCGAGGAGCGCGCGCGCGAGGCGACCCTCGAGGCGATGCGCGAGCGACTGCGCGTGGTGGGCTCGGCGCTCGCCGAGGTGCCGATCGAGATCCGCGAGGCCGAGCGCGAGGGAGGCTTCGCCGGGCGCGCGATCCTGTTGCCGGCGCGGATCGATCTCGCCGCGACACGTGACGACAACGAGCACCTCTATCGCATGCGCGTGGCGTGGAGCGTCGCGGCGATGCGCGCCGGGCTCCATCACGGGGGGATCGATCCGATCGCGCGGGTGCTCGCGACCGCGCTCGCGGCGAGCGCCACCCGCGAGCGACTGCTGGCGCTGTGCCCCGGCGCGATCGAGCGCTTCGTGCTGCTCGAAGAGCGCGCGCTCGACGCGCGTGCCCGGCCGATCGACGTGCCTCCCGCGCAGCGAGCGCTCGAGCTCCTGGTGCGCGCGCGGCTCGGCGATCACGACGCGCGAGATCGGGCCTCGGAGACGGAGCGCGCGTGGCTGATCCACGCGATCGCCCGCGCACCGCGCGATGCGGACGAGCTCGCGCGCGACGTCGACGCGCTGCTCCCCGCGCTGCGTGCGCTCGGGGATCGTGGTGCGCGTGCTCCGAGCATCCCGGTGATCTGGGGCGCGATCGGCGCGCCGGGCGCCGACGAGCGCGCGAGCGAGCGCGATCCCGGTGCGATCGCGGGATCGCTCGCGTCGGGCAAGGAGCTGCGGGCGCGACCACGCGAGCAGGTGCGGCGGGTCGAGCTGCCCGACGATCCGGAGCAGGACAACCCGCTCGTGCACTCGTTCGAGAAGGTCCACACCGCCGAGGAGCATCGCGGCGGGAGCAAGAGCACCGATGGTCGCGACGAGCTCGACGATCACGCGGCCGCGCTCGACGAGCTCGATCTCCGCGAGGTGGTGCGCGGCGCCGAGCGCACCGAGTCGCTCTTGCGTTGCGACGCGATGCTCGAGGGCACGGCGGGCGATCTCGTCGACCAGGGCTCGCGGAACGAGCACGGCCTCGACTACGACGAGTGGCACGAGGCGGAGCACAGCTATCGGCCGGGGTGGTGCCGCGTGCGCCCCTCGATCGTGCGAGCGCGCGTCACGCCCGAAGAGGCCGGCGCGTACGTCGGTTCCCTGCGGGCGCGGAGCGCGCGTCGTGTCGACGCGATTCGCGCCGAGCTCGCGCGGCTCGAGCACACGCGTCGATGGCGGGCGCGCCAGCTCGACGGCACCGAGGTCGACGACGACGCGGTCGTCGATCGCCTCGCGTCGCTGCGCAGCGGGAGCTCGGGCCCCGACCGCCTCTATCGCTCGCGCCGCCGTCATGCGCCCGAGCTCGCGGTGCTGCTCCTGCTCGACGCGAGCCTCTCGACCGAGGGCTACGTCGCCGATCGCCGCGTGCTCGACGTCGAGCTCGAGAGCGCGCTCTCGATCGCCGAGGCGCTCGACGCATCCGACGTGGAGCTCGGCGTCGCGACCTTCCACAGCCACACGCGCCGCGACTGTCGCTTCACGATCGTGAAGGGCCTGCGCGAGCGCTGGGACGCGTCGCGTGATCGCCTCGCGTCGATCGAGCCCGCCGGATACACGCGCATCGGGCCCGCGCTGCGCCACGCGACACACCTGCTCGCGCGCACGTCCGCGCGCCGCAAGCTCCTGCTCCTGCTCACCGACGGCAAGCCCAACGACTACGATCGTTACGAAGGGCGCTACGGCGTCGCCGACGTGCGCCAGGCGGTGCGCGAGGCCGAGCGCGACGGGATCCACGTGCACGCGCTCGCGTTCGATCGCGAGGCGCGCTTCCACCTCCCGCGCATGTTCGGTCCCTCACGGCACACCGTCGTCGCTGATCCCGATCACCTCGCAGTGGCGCTGGGCCGGGTCTGTGCGGACATGGCCCGGTGA
- a CDS encoding CbbQ/NirQ/NorQ/GpvN family protein, whose translation MDGGSGALERASAAPYYRAVGRECEVFRAAYEHRLPLLLKGPTGCGKSRLVEAMASALGRPLVTVACNDETSAADLLGRWLVRGGDTVWQDGPVTRAVREGAILYLDEVAEAREDVIVVLHPLSDHRRELYVDRHDQTLRAPPAFMLVASFNPGYRRGPKDLKPSTRQRFVAIALDYPEPAIEAEIVAREAGVDASLARKLVAVARKIRSLGELGLAETVSTRLVVAAARLARAGMPPRAACQHAIVQPLSDDLATLQAMQDVVDLML comes from the coding sequence ATGGATGGTGGCAGTGGCGCGCTCGAGCGCGCGAGCGCGGCGCCGTACTACCGCGCGGTCGGGCGCGAGTGCGAGGTGTTCCGCGCCGCGTACGAGCACCGACTGCCACTCTTGCTCAAAGGGCCGACCGGGTGCGGCAAGTCTCGCCTCGTCGAGGCGATGGCCTCCGCGCTCGGTCGGCCGCTCGTCACGGTCGCGTGCAACGACGAGACGAGCGCGGCGGATCTGCTCGGGCGCTGGCTCGTCCGGGGCGGCGACACCGTGTGGCAGGACGGACCGGTCACGCGTGCGGTGCGCGAGGGCGCGATCCTCTATCTCGACGAGGTCGCCGAGGCGCGTGAGGACGTGATCGTCGTGCTGCATCCGCTCTCGGATCACCGCCGCGAGCTCTACGTGGATCGACACGACCAGACGCTGCGCGCGCCGCCCGCGTTCATGCTCGTCGCGAGCTTCAATCCCGGCTATCGGCGCGGGCCCAAGGACCTCAAGCCGTCGACGCGACAGCGCTTCGTCGCGATCGCGCTCGACTACCCGGAGCCGGCGATCGAGGCGGAGATCGTCGCGCGGGAGGCGGGCGTCGACGCGTCCCTGGCGCGCAAGCTCGTCGCGGTCGCGCGCAAGATCCGCAGCCTGGGCGAGCTCGGCCTGGCCGAGACGGTGAGCACCCGCCTCGTCGTCGCGGCGGCACGGCTCGCGCGCGCCGGAATGCCTCCCCGCGCGGCGTGCCAGCACGCGATCGTGCAGCCGCTCTCCGACGATCTCGCGACGCTCCAGGCGATGCAGGACGTCGTCGATCTGATGCTCTGA
- a CDS encoding cbb3-type cytochrome c oxidase subunit I — protein MKYESQRVAWWFFATCMLLFTLQIVYGFIMAFAHAGHDVLHDWIPFHAARATHTNLLVMWLLCGFMGAAYYIVPEESQRELEWPKLAYLQLAALVTVGVTAIIGFHFDWWEGRKFLEIPRPLDYLVVVDVLMFIANIGVTIWKSERKTTTSMVLFFGLLMSALLYLPGMIPTASQTMDSYWRWWVVHLWVEGVWELIMGAILSYLLIKLTGVDREVIEKWLYVIVGLTFLSGILGTGHHYYFIGTPRYWLMIGGVFSALEPLAFLGMAAYAITMAKRGGRAHPNRTALAWTIGCSILSFVGAGFLGFAHTIPQVNLYTHGTLVTAMHGHMAFWGAYAMIVLAVIVHSLPMLTGRRLYDAPSATLAFWASNVGMIAMTLAFAVAGVTQVVLERRVGMEFLAVQREIEVHFWGLIMAASLFTLGIVAFVWNFIRHGRPVGQVEGVRSTLPVRGPAGRDIDALPAPAMRLYEGGE, from the coding sequence ATGAAGTACGAGTCGCAACGCGTCGCGTGGTGGTTCTTCGCGACGTGCATGCTGCTGTTCACCCTGCAGATCGTCTACGGGTTCATCATGGCGTTCGCGCACGCCGGGCACGACGTGCTGCACGACTGGATCCCGTTCCACGCCGCGCGCGCGACCCACACGAACCTGCTCGTGATGTGGCTGCTCTGCGGGTTCATGGGCGCCGCCTATTACATCGTGCCCGAGGAGTCGCAGCGAGAGCTCGAGTGGCCGAAGCTCGCGTATCTGCAGCTCGCCGCGCTCGTGACCGTCGGCGTGACCGCGATCATCGGATTCCACTTCGACTGGTGGGAGGGCCGGAAGTTCCTCGAGATCCCGCGCCCGCTCGACTACCTCGTCGTGGTCGACGTCCTGATGTTCATCGCGAACATCGGAGTCACGATCTGGAAGAGCGAGCGGAAGACCACCACGTCGATGGTGCTCTTCTTCGGCCTCCTGATGTCGGCGCTGCTCTATCTGCCCGGGATGATCCCGACTGCCAGCCAGACGATGGACTCGTACTGGCGATGGTGGGTGGTCCATCTCTGGGTCGAGGGCGTGTGGGAGCTCATCATGGGCGCGATCCTCAGCTATCTGCTGATCAAGCTGACGGGCGTGGATCGCGAGGTGATCGAGAAGTGGCTCTACGTGATCGTCGGGCTCACGTTCCTCTCGGGGATCCTCGGCACCGGACATCACTACTACTTCATCGGCACTCCACGTTACTGGCTGATGATCGGTGGTGTCTTCAGCGCGCTCGAGCCGCTGGCGTTCCTCGGGATGGCCGCCTACGCGATCACGATGGCGAAGCGCGGCGGACGCGCGCATCCGAACCGCACCGCGCTCGCGTGGACGATCGGCTGCTCGATCCTCTCGTTCGTCGGCGCGGGGTTCCTCGGGTTCGCGCACACGATCCCGCAGGTGAACCTCTACACGCACGGCACGCTGGTGACCGCGATGCACGGCCACATGGCGTTCTGGGGCGCGTACGCGATGATCGTGCTCGCGGTGATCGTCCACTCGCTGCCGATGCTCACCGGACGCCGGCTCTACGACGCACCCTCGGCGACGCTCGCGTTCTGGGCGTCGAACGTCGGGATGATCGCGATGACGCTCGCCTTCGCGGTCGCGGGCGTCACGCAGGTCGTGCTCGAGCGGCGCGTCGGCATGGAGTTCCTCGCGGTGCAGCGAGAGATCGAAGTGCACTTCTGGGGGCTCATCATGGCGGCGTCGCTGTTCACGCTCGGCATCGTCGCGTTCGTCTGGAACTTCATCCGTCACGGGCGCCCGGTCGGGCAGGTCGAGGGCGTGCGCTCCACGCTGCCGGTGCGCGGTCCCGCGGGTCGCGACATCGACGCTCTGCCCGCGCCCGCGATGCGTCTCTACGAGGGAGGCGAGTGA
- a CDS encoding c-type cytochrome, whose product MLSKSAAKTFFLVGTGLCSVAFLLLTADTLARVPEQTHEENLTPEVRRGKDLWEAHNCMGCHTLLGEGAYYAPELTRVYERRGPEFIRSMLRDPESMYPGQRRMQRYDLSEQEIDDLVAFLRWIGEMDLNGFPPAPVLAASSSAPVARDEHRPPVFDQMCTACHSLGGRGGTVGPALDGVGDRYDAEWIDRWLHDPPAIKQGTAMPRLPLSDVQIRELTTYLSTLRARQDEEEAR is encoded by the coding sequence ATGCTCTCCAAATCCGCGGCGAAGACGTTCTTCCTGGTGGGCACCGGGCTCTGCTCGGTCGCGTTCCTGTTGCTCACCGCCGACACGCTCGCGCGCGTGCCCGAGCAGACGCACGAGGAGAACCTGACGCCCGAGGTGCGGCGCGGAAAGGACCTCTGGGAGGCCCACAACTGCATGGGATGTCACACGCTGCTCGGTGAGGGTGCCTATTACGCGCCCGAGCTGACTCGTGTGTACGAGCGTCGAGGACCGGAGTTCATCCGCTCGATGTTGCGCGATCCGGAGTCGATGTATCCGGGGCAGCGCCGCATGCAGCGATACGATCTGAGCGAGCAGGAGATCGACGATCTCGTCGCGTTCCTCCGCTGGATCGGCGAGATGGACCTCAACGGGTTCCCGCCCGCGCCGGTGCTCGCGGCGTCGTCCAGCGCGCCCGTCGCGCGCGACGAGCACCGGCCGCCGGTGTTCGATCAGATGTGCACGGCGTGTCACTCGCTGGGCGGACGCGGCGGCACCGTCGGCCCGGCGCTCGATGGAGTCGGTGACCGCTACGACGCGGAGTGGATCGATCGGTGGCTCCACGATCCGCCCGCGATCAAACAGGGGACCGCGATGCCACGACTGCCGCTGAGCGACGTGCAGATTCGTGAGCTGACCACCTATCTATCGACGCTGCGGGCCCGACAGGACGAGGAGGAGGCGCGATGA
- a CDS encoding HPP family protein, translating to MTQINRRARSLIHIMQTDMEDAMALRADEAEAPGRRGERTLVVACPQQIDAVPIAVCAKCELCDGLELDASAGTVSVRCRVEPEPAVDGWASEVDAPVTRFMASPVITVPHDSALENVRWWLVDRGVGAIPVIDDGGALIGILSTTDALRELGDATSTVDATPRHARARAHGELALSGITARDAMTPVVHAVTTGATMARTAQLMARERVHHVVVLDAHGALVGIVSSLDVARWAAAVARR from the coding sequence ATGACGCAGATCAACCGCCGCGCGCGGTCCCTGATCCACATCATGCAGACAGACATGGAGGACGCGATGGCGCTGCGCGCAGACGAGGCCGAGGCACCGGGACGACGCGGCGAGCGAACGCTGGTGGTCGCGTGCCCGCAACAGATCGACGCCGTGCCGATCGCGGTGTGCGCGAAGTGCGAGCTCTGCGACGGGCTCGAGCTCGACGCGAGCGCGGGCACGGTCTCGGTGCGCTGTCGGGTGGAGCCCGAGCCCGCGGTCGACGGTTGGGCATCGGAGGTGGACGCGCCGGTGACGCGCTTCATGGCGTCGCCGGTGATCACGGTGCCGCACGACAGCGCGCTCGAGAACGTGCGGTGGTGGCTCGTCGATCGCGGCGTCGGCGCGATCCCGGTGATCGACGACGGCGGCGCGCTGATCGGCATCCTGTCGACGACCGACGCGCTGCGCGAGCTCGGTGACGCGACCAGCACGGTCGACGCGACCCCGCGACACGCGCGGGCACGAGCGCACGGCGAGCTCGCGCTGTCGGGCATCACCGCGCGGGACGCGATGACGCCGGTGGTGCACGCGGTCACGACCGGCGCGACGATGGCGCGCACCGCGCAGCTGATGGCGCGCGAGCGCGTGCATCACGTCGTGGTGCTCGACGCGCACGGTGCGTTGGTCGGGATCGTGTCGAGCCTCGACGTCGCGCGCTGGGCTGCCGCCGTCGCGCGACGGTGA
- a CDS encoding DMT family transporter yields MSGWLLLIAAIVCEVGAFTCMKLSEGFTRAVPSVLMMLGYLGSFGLVSQAIQRLDLSTTYAVWSGLGTAAVTVIGLAFFGDALTVPKVVAIALIIAGVVVLHASGGPH; encoded by the coding sequence ATGTCGGGCTGGCTCCTGCTGATCGCTGCGATCGTGTGCGAGGTCGGCGCGTTCACCTGCATGAAGCTGTCCGAGGGCTTCACCAGGGCCGTGCCAAGCGTGCTGATGATGTTGGGCTATCTCGGCTCGTTCGGCCTCGTGAGCCAGGCGATCCAGAGGCTCGATCTCAGCACGACCTATGCGGTGTGGTCGGGCCTGGGCACGGCGGCGGTGACGGTCATCGGGCTCGCGTTCTTCGGTGACGCGTTGACCGTGCCCAAGGTGGTCGCGATCGCGCTGATCATCGCCGGTGTCGTCGTGCTCCACGCGAGCGGCGGTCCGCACTGA
- a CDS encoding class I SAM-dependent methyltransferase — protein MRAEERTNAILYEAMNRHHEHASEGHLSFGLWTQSTDDHRDACANLVLSLGRRIGLSRTSRVLDVACGVGAPAVLLHRTFGCVIDGVDLARESVHRARARVRMSGASGAIAIHHGSGTALPFASAQFTHTICIEGADHMRPRRRFLEEAFRTLVPGGTLGLVDSVICRPSRDLMEQAAIELLCRATSVPRANVWTADTYRLILEDVGFVDVAIEHVGHETIGAFYEWAERRGVLSTLSWTDGALLRALARLVRSGLAGYVVIRALKPTSARS, from the coding sequence ATGCGAGCGGAGGAACGCACGAACGCGATTCTCTACGAGGCGATGAACCGCCATCACGAGCACGCTTCGGAGGGTCATCTCAGCTTCGGGCTCTGGACGCAGAGCACGGACGACCATCGCGACGCGTGCGCGAACCTGGTGCTCTCGCTGGGCCGGCGCATCGGGCTGTCGAGGACGAGCCGCGTCCTCGACGTCGCGTGCGGCGTGGGAGCACCGGCAGTGCTGCTCCATCGGACGTTCGGATGTGTGATCGATGGAGTCGATCTCGCGCGCGAGTCGGTGCACCGAGCGAGAGCGCGAGTGCGAATGTCGGGCGCCTCCGGCGCGATCGCGATCCACCACGGCAGTGGCACCGCGCTTCCTTTCGCGAGCGCGCAATTCACCCACACGATCTGCATCGAAGGCGCCGACCACATGCGCCCGCGACGACGCTTCCTCGAAGAAGCGTTTCGCACGCTCGTGCCGGGAGGCACGCTCGGCCTGGTCGACTCCGTGATCTGCCGGCCGAGCCGGGACTTGATGGAGCAGGCCGCGATCGAGCTGCTCTGTCGCGCGACGTCGGTGCCGCGCGCCAACGTGTGGACCGCGGACACGTACCGGCTGATCCTCGAGGACGTCGGGTTCGTCGACGTCGCGATCGAGCACGTCGGTCACGAGACGATCGGCGCGTTCTACGAGTGGGCCGAGCGACGCGGAGTGCTCTCGACGCTGAGCTGGACCGACGGCGCGCTGCTCCGCGCGCTCGCCCGCCTCGTGCGCAGCGGCCTCGCGGGCTACGTGGTGATCCGCGCGCTCAAACCGACGTCGGCTCGCTCCTGA